The sequence TCATTCACCAGTTGATCAAGGACAGCGACACATGAACAAGAAGGTCGACCTCACGAACGCCGCGTGGGCGAAGAGCGAACTGTCCAATGGCAGTGACAACTGTCTGGAGGTCGCGTTTGTCGATGGCGTCGTCGCGTTGCGGGATTCCGTGGACGTGGGCGACCCGGCTGCTCAGGTTCTGATCGTCTCGCGCAAGGACTACGAGCTGTTCACGGCAAGCGTGCGCGCGGGGCAGGCCGACCTGCTTCCGTAGGGTTCGGCCGCTTCTTCGGGGTCCGTCGCAGTCTGCTGGCAGCGGCGGGCTTCGTCGTCTCGCGTGACGGGTATTCCCGTGTAGTCATCGGTCGGGAGCGGGGCACGTCCCCCACAGCGGATGCCGGTGGCGCGTTCAGTGATGCGCGAGGCGAGGAGAAACCTCATGGCGGTACGACTCCCACGCTGGTTCACGTCCTCCTACAGCGGGCAAGGCGGCGATTGTGTCGAGGTCGCGGCCAACTTGGCGCCCCTGTCCGGCACGGTCCCCGTCCGTGACAGCAAGCGCCCCGAAGGTGACGTGATCGCCTTCGGCCGCGGTGCCTTCACCTCGTTCCTCGGGGCGGTTCGCCAAGGGTGATCCCCTGGAGTTCGCCGTCGCGAGAGCCCGTCGTCCCCCCCCCGGCAGGGGGGAGCGACGGGCTCTGCTTGTAGGGGCCGTGGCCTGTCCCGGCCAGGTAGGCAGCGCGGGATTCCGTGGACGTGGGCGATCCGGCCGCTCAGGTTCTGATCGTCTCGCGCAAGGACTACGAGCTGTTCACGGCGAGCGTGCGCGCGGGGCAGGCCGACCTGCTGCCGTAGGGGCTGGCCGGTTCTTCGGGGTCCGTCGCGGTCTGTCGGCGGCGGCGGGCTTCGTCGTCCCGCCTGACGGGTATGGCCGTGGAGTCATCGGTCAGGAGCGCGGGGCACGTTCCCCGCAGCCGAGGCCGGTGGCGTTCACGATGCGCGAGGCGAGGAGAAACCTCATGGCGGCACGACTCCCTCACTGGTTCACGTCCTCCTACAGCGGGCAGGGCGGCTCGTGTGTCGCGGTGGCGACCAATCTGGTCTCCGTCACCGGCACGGTTCCCGTCCGCGACAGCAAGCGCCCCGAAGGTGACGTGATCGCCTTCGGTCGCGGTGCCTTCACCGCGTTCCTCGGCGCCGTTCGGCAGGGCTGATCCCCCGGAGTTCCGCATCCACGAGGGCCCGTCGTCTCCCTCGCGGGGAGCGACGGGCTCTTACGGATGCGGGGCCGTGGCTGGTTCCCCGCTGGTGCGGGCTGCTGCCGCACCGGCGGATACCGGCCGGGCGTTCGGGCTCCACGAGGCGAAGGAGAGCGGTATGACGTCAGATCCCCTCCAGTGGTTCAGGTCCTCCTACAGCGGTCAGGGCGGCGAGTGCGTCGAGGTCGCTCCCGGTCTCGTCGCCTCCCACGGCGTCGTTCCCGTGCGCGACGCGAAGCGGCCCGCCGGTCCCGTACTCCGGGTCGGTGTCCCGGCCTTCGCCGGGCTCGTCGCGATGGCGAAGAGCACCCGGCTCGCCGCGTAGGAGGAGGCGGAATGCCTGCCGACGCGTCGCCGCTGGCGGCCGGGAGGCGTCATTCGGTGGCGCGGCGCCGGGACGGGACCGTGGTCGCCGTCGGCGCCTCCGCCACCGGCGAATGCCGTGTCGGGCGGTGGCGCGGGATCGTCGCCGTCGCGGCCGGGAACGTCCATGCCGCGCGGAACACGGGCCGGTCCCACACCGTGGGGCTCCGCGCGGACGGCACCGTGCTCGCGACCGGCTGGAACGGGGACGGGCAGTGCGAGGTCTCCGGGTGGGAGGGCGTCACGGTCGTGGCCGCCGGCTGGCGTCGCACGCTCGGCCTGCTGGCCGACGGCCGGGTGCTCGCGGTGGGCCGGGACGCGGAGGGGCAGTGCGACGTGCGGTCCTGGCGCGAGGTGGTCGCTCTCGCGTGCGGTGACTGGCACTCGGTCGGCGTCCGCTCGGACGGTTCCGCGCTCGCGGTGGGGAACGACCGGCGAGGGCAGTGCGCCGTCGGGGAGTGGCGCGACCTGCGCGCCGTCTCCGCCGGGACGCTCCACACCGTCGGCCTGAGGTCCGACGGGCGCGCGGTCGCGACCGGGGACCCCGGTTCCGGGGCGTGCGCGGTCGGCGGGTGGGAGGACGTGGCAGCGCTCGACGCGGGCAGTCACCACACCGTCGCGGTCACCGCCTGCGGACGGGTCCTCGCGGCGGGCGACAACACCCACGGGCAGTGCGACGTCGGGGGCTGGCGGGACGTCGTCGCCGTGGCGGCAGGTGCGACGCACACCCTCGGCCTGCGTGCCGACGGCACGGTGCTGGCGGCCGGGAACGACGCGAACGGGCAGTGCCGGACCGCCGCTTGGTCCGGAATCCACGCCGCGTAGCGCAGAGCGCCGGGGGGCGCCCCTGGCGCGCGAGGCAGCCGCCGTCCCCGGCCCGCGAGGCACCCGTCCTCCCGGCCCGCGAGGCACCCGCCGTCCCCCCGGCCCGCGAGGCACCCGCCCTCCCGGCCCGCGAGGCACCCGCCGTCCCCCCGGACGCGGCGGGTGCCTCGCGGTGGGGGCCGGGCCTCAGCCCCGTACGCCCCAGTCCAGGCGGTCCGCCAGACCGGCCTTCGTGAAAGCCGCCTCCAGGTGCGGGCGGCCCTCCGTGAAGTGGGACCAGCCCTCGTAGTGGACGGGGACGACGCGGCGGGCGTCCAGGAGGCGGGTGGCCTCGGCCGCGCCCGCGCTGTCCAGGACCAGCGGGGCGCCGTCGAAGCGCACCGGGATGGAGGGGGCGCCCGCGAAGAGGAGGGCCGTGTCCACCGGGCCGACGCGCTCCGCGATCTCGGCGACCGCGTCGAGCGAGGCGTTGTCGCCGCTCACGTAGACCGTCGGCAGCCCCTCGCCCGTGAGGACGAAGCCGACGACCTGGCCCGTCAGCGGCTCGACCTCCTCGCGGCTCCCGGGGCCGTGCACCGCGGGCACGCCCGTGACGCGGACCCGGCCCCCGGCGAGGTCGTACGACTCCCAGTCCGCGAGCCCGCGCGCGTTGCCGCCGAGGCGCCCGGCCCCCGAGGGGGTGGTGAGGACGAGACCGGCGGAGGGCAGGAGCGCGCGGCCCGAGACGTCCAGGTTGTCGCCGTGCTCGTCGTGCGAGAGCAGGACGACGTCCACCGGGCCGAGGTCCCCGGGGGCCGTGGGGGACGGGGCGGTCTTGGTGAGCAGCGGGCCCTCGCCGGGGAAGTCGCCCGGCTCGTCGAAGGCCGGATCGACGAGGAAGCGGATGCCGCCGTAGGTGAAGAAGGCGGTGGGGCCGCCGAAGACGCGGACGGGAAAACCGGCTTCGGCAACGGGCCCGGCAGAAGTGGACGCGGTCATGGGACGCCTTTCGGAATGAGTTCTCACGGATAAGGACCATCGCATCCGTGAGGTGGTGTCGAGCTGAAAGGTAGACCCTTCTCATGGATGCGCGCAATGACATCCGTGAGTTTGCCGCCGTAGACTGTCCGGCGTGAGCGCGGACGAGGGGTACGGCGAGGAGCGGCGGGAGCACGCCCGGAGTGAGTCGCCCCCGCCCGCCCCCGGCGAGTCCGCGCACCCCGCCCTCGCCCTCGCCAACACCGCGATCACCCTCCCCGGCGGCCGTGCGCTCGACCTCCTCGCCGTCCCGGCCGAGGCCGAGGACTGGCTCGCCGCGCACGGCCTCGCCCCGGCGGGCATCGGCGTGCGCGAGCAGTGCGCGACCCAGCTCCGCGCCCTGCGCGAGCACGTACGCTCGCTCCTCGCCGCCCGCGTCGACGGGCTCCCCCCGCACCGCTCCGCGCTCGCCGCCGTTAACGACGCGATGACCCGCGCGCCCGCCGTGCCGCTCCTGTACTGGGACCCCGTGCGCGGCCTCCACCGCGCGGCCCCGCACCCCGTGGACGCGGCCCTCGACCATGCCCTCGCCGCGCTCGCGACGGACGCCGCAGACCTCCTCGCGGGCCCCGACGCCGACCGCTTGGCCGCCTGCGCCTCACCGCCGTGCAACCGCTTCCTGCTCCAGCACGGCCGCCGCCGCCACTGGTGCTCGACACGCTGCGGCGACCGCGCCCGCGCGGCCCGCGCCTACGCCCGCCGCACGGGACCGGCGGCCTGACCCGGGGCGCACCCGCCGACCGCCGCAGCCGACCCGGGCCTCCGCGCCCGCGCGGCCCGCGCCTACGCCCGCCGCACGGGACCGGCGGCCTGACTCGGGGGCGCACCCGCCGACCGCCGGAGCCGACCCGGGCCTCCGCGCCCGCGCCGCCCGCGCCTACGCCCGCCGCACGGGACCGGCGGCCTGACTCGGGGGCGCACCCGCCGACCGCCGGAGCCGACCCGGGCCTCCGCGCCCGCGCCGCCCGCGCCTACGCCCGCCGCACGGGACCGGCGGCCTGACCCGGGGGCGCACCCGCCGACCACCGGAGCCGACCCGGGCCTCCGCGCCCGCGCCGCCCGCGCCTACGCCCGCCGCACGGGACCGGCGGCCTGACCCGGGGGCGCACCCGCCGACCGCCGCAGCCGACCGGGCCTCTCGGGGGCGCGCCGCAGCCGCCCGTCACGGCCGCCCAGGGCTCCTCGGGTCGCACCGCCGCCTCCACAGCCGTCCCGGCCTCCCGGCGCGCACGGCCGCCCTCCGCCACAGCCGACCCCGGCCCCCGGGGCGCGCCCCCGCCGTCCGCCACACTGGACCCATGCCCCTCCTCGCCACGCCCCGCCTCCACCTGCGCCGCTTCCGCCCCGAGGACGC comes from Streptomyces sp. Tu6071 and encodes:
- a CDS encoding DUF397 domain-containing protein, yielding MAARLPHWFTSSYSGQGGSCVAVATNLVSVTGTVPVRDSKRPEGDVIAFGRGAFTAFLGAVRQG
- a CDS encoding DUF397 domain-containing protein encodes the protein MAVRLPRWFTSSYSGQGGDCVEVAANLAPLSGTVPVRDSKRPEGDVIAFGRGAFTSFLGAVRQG
- a CDS encoding DUF397 domain-containing protein encodes the protein MTSDPLQWFRSSYSGQGGECVEVAPGLVASHGVVPVRDAKRPAGPVLRVGVPAFAGLVAMAKSTRLAA
- a CDS encoding MBL fold metallo-hydrolase, encoding MTASTSAGPVAEAGFPVRVFGGPTAFFTYGGIRFLVDPAFDEPGDFPGEGPLLTKTAPSPTAPGDLGPVDVVLLSHDEHGDNLDVSGRALLPSAGLVLTTPSGAGRLGGNARGLADWESYDLAGGRVRVTGVPAVHGPGSREEVEPLTGQVVGFVLTGEGLPTVYVSGDNASLDAVAEIAERVGPVDTALLFAGAPSIPVRFDGAPLVLDSAGAAEATRLLDARRVVPVHYEGWSHFTEGRPHLEAAFTKAGLADRLDWGVRG
- a CDS encoding RCC1 domain-containing protein: MPADASPLAAGRRHSVARRRDGTVVAVGASATGECRVGRWRGIVAVAAGNVHAARNTGRSHTVGLRADGTVLATGWNGDGQCEVSGWEGVTVVAAGWRRTLGLLADGRVLAVGRDAEGQCDVRSWREVVALACGDWHSVGVRSDGSALAVGNDRRGQCAVGEWRDLRAVSAGTLHTVGLRSDGRAVATGDPGSGACAVGGWEDVAALDAGSHHTVAVTACGRVLAAGDNTHGQCDVGGWRDVVAVAAGATHTLGLRADGTVLAAGNDANGQCRTAAWSGIHAA
- a CDS encoding CGNR zinc finger domain-containing protein, producing the protein MSADEGYGEERREHARSESPPPAPGESAHPALALANTAITLPGGRALDLLAVPAEAEDWLAAHGLAPAGIGVREQCATQLRALREHVRSLLAARVDGLPPHRSALAAVNDAMTRAPAVPLLYWDPVRGLHRAAPHPVDAALDHALAALATDAADLLAGPDADRLAACASPPCNRFLLQHGRRRHWCSTRCGDRARAARAYARRTGPAA
- a CDS encoding DUF397 domain-containing protein — protein: MNKKVDLTNAAWAKSELSNGSDNCLEVAFVDGVVALRDSVDVGDPAAQVLIVSRKDYELFTASVRAGQADLLP